A region of the Cyanobium usitatum str. Tous genome:
GCATCAGCATGAGTCGCCAGAGCGCCCAAGATCTGGCCCTTTCCGTTGGACGCACCATGGCGGGCCTAGGGCTGGTGAAGGGGGGCGTCAGCCTGCTTAGTGCCGCCCTAAGTCTGAACGTACCTGCTCTGGTTGTGAGCCGGGCCATTCAGGCGGTCAGCGCTGCCTGGCTCACCCGGGTTGCGGGGCTGAGCTTCATCACCTACTTCGAGCGCGACCAAGACTGGGGCGACGGCGGTGTGCAGGAGGTTGTGCAGCAGCAATACGACCTCAGCAGGCGCGACGGGGCCATGAGTCGCTTCCTTAAAGCCGCCTTCAACCGGGTGGTGCAACCGCTGCAGGCAAAGCAGCGGAGTTTGCCGCCAAGGCCTGGGCCCGATTGACCGGCAGCTCACCCAAGGCCTCCGGTGGCGGTGGCTGCAGTGGCCCCCGGCTATCAAGCACAACGATCATGGCCAAATAAAGAACGCCGATTAATACCGAAATGGCGCCAGTCACAATCGCGACCCAGCGACCGCGGCCGGAGGTTGTCACAGCAGGGGGTTCACTAGGGGGGTCACTCACAGGGGGAAGGGCTATCAGGTTTGATCATCGAGGCTGGCATGCACCACCCTGGCGAGGTTCTCGAGGTGGGCTGGCTTGGTGTGGGGGTTGCCAAGCACGGCCTTGAGATGGTGCCGCCCGGCGTATTGAGGGCGAGAAAGCATCAGCTGCTCCTGGAGCAGTCGCTGGCGAGTGCGATCGCTCCAGGCCTGGCTGCCGGCAGCGTCAAGTTGATGGGGGGTGAAGGCCAGCAGATGGAAGGAGCCACAGACCAACTGCAGCCGCTCGTTTGGTGCCAGTAGGGCCTGAAGCTGGCGCCGACGCTGAATAGCCCCATCGAGCACCGCCTCTATGCCCAGCAGGCCAAGCTGCCGCAAACCCAGCCAAAGCTTGAGAATTTCGGCGGGGCGGGTGCCCTGCAGACCACTTTCACCACCGTGGCTACCACCCCAGCTCGGCTCCATGTAGGGCAGTCCGGTGTGGAAGGCCTCCGCCAGGGCCTGGGGGCGAGCCAGCAACAGCAAGGAGGAGGTTTTGGTGATTCCCAGCAGTTTCTGGGGATTGACCGTGATCGAATCGGCTCGCTCCAAGCCAGCAACCCGATGGCGGTGGGTAGGCACCAGGCCAAAGACGGCACCGATAGCGCCATCCACGTGCAGCCACTGGCCGCGCCGCTGGCAAATACCAGCTATCTGACTGAGGGGGTCGACTGCTCCCCGAACAGTGGTGCCAGCGGTAGCGACTACCGCGATCACAGGCAGCCCAGCCCGCTCGAGTTGATCAAGCTCTACTTCCAAGGCGCTTGGATCTAGTCGGCCCTGGCTATCCACTGCCACCGGCCGTAGGGCCTCAGGCGGTAGGCCCATCACCGCCAGTGCTTTAGCGAGGGAGACATGGGCATCAATGCTTGCTACCACCACCGCCCGGCCGTCTATGGCCAAACCGCGCTGTCGTCTCGCCGTGACCAGAGCCATCAAGTTGGAAAGGGTGCCGCCGCTGGCGGCCACACCACCACTACCCACAGGTAGGCCTAGCTGCTCAGCCAGCCAGGCAGTGAGGCTGCGTTCAAGGCGGCTCAAGCTGGGGGACAATTCCTCCGCCAACATGTTGTTGTTAAGGCCGGCGCAGATCAAATCTGCAGCAACCGAGGCCGGCAGAGGTGGTGGGTCGAGATGGGCAAGGGCACCGGGGTGGTTGGGATTAAAGGCCCCATCCATCACCAACTGCAGATCTGCCAGCAGGACCTCTGGAGCCAAACCGTGACCCTCCGGCACCACCGGGGGCAAAACACTCAAGCCGGGTAGGGGCGAGCGTTCAGCAGCGCTACCAAGCCAGACACAGAGCTGCCGAGAAGCCTGCTCTAAAAAGTCCTGCAGCCTGGGATCTAGCTGCTCCGGACTGGCGAAGGGCAGGGGCTGGCTGGCCCGCGGGGCAGGGGTGGCGCTAGCCAACGAAAACCGATCGGGTCAAGCCATTCTCACCTGTGGAGGTGGGCTACAAGTGGGTTTGTGCTGCGGGCACTAAGCAGTGGATCGTTCCCAACTCATGGGCCCACCAGGGCCCCAGCTGCAGAGCCAGTGGATGCAACTGCTGCTGCGCCACGCCGAACGGGCCGGAAACCAGGGCGAAATCCCCGTCGCCGCTGTGGTTCTCGATGAAGCGGGACTCTGCATCGGCTGGGGCAGCAATCGGCGCGAACAGCAAAACGATCCCCTTGGCCACGCCGAACTGGTGGCCCTGGGTCAGGCGGCTCGCTTGCGCGGCGACTGGCGATTTAATGGCTGCACCTTGCTGGTGACCTTGGAGCCTTGCCCCATGTGTGCCGGTGCCTTGGTGCAAGCCCGTATGGGAACGGTGGTTTTCGGCGCTACGGATCCCAAAAGGGGTGCGCTCGGCAGTTGCCTTGACTTAGCCAGCAACGCCAGTGCCCATCACCACATGACAGTGATCGGCGGGGTTTTAGGCGATCAGGCCAGCGATCTGCTGGCGAGCTGGTTTAGGCGGCGACGGCAGCAGGGGCAACCGCAGCCCTGAAGGCCGGCAGCTCGGTTTCAAACAGGTTGAGCAG
Encoded here:
- a CDS encoding nucleoside deaminase, encoding MGPPGPQLQSQWMQLLLRHAERAGNQGEIPVAAVVLDEAGLCIGWGSNRREQQNDPLGHAELVALGQAARLRGDWRFNGCTLLVTLEPCPMCAGALVQARMGTVVFGATDPKRGALGSCLDLASNASAHHHMTVIGGVLGDQASDLLASWFRRRRQQGQPQP
- a CDS encoding pyridoxal phosphate-dependent decarboxylase family protein codes for the protein MASATPAPRASQPLPFASPEQLDPRLQDFLEQASRQLCVWLGSAAERSPLPGLSVLPPVVPEGHGLAPEVLLADLQLVMDGAFNPNHPGALAHLDPPPLPASVAADLICAGLNNNMLAEELSPSLSRLERSLTAWLAEQLGLPVGSGGVAASGGTLSNLMALVTARRQRGLAIDGRAVVVASIDAHVSLAKALAVMGLPPEALRPVAVDSQGRLDPSALEVELDQLERAGLPVIAVVATAGTTVRGAVDPLSQIAGICQRRGQWLHVDGAIGAVFGLVPTHRHRVAGLERADSITVNPQKLLGITKTSSLLLLARPQALAEAFHTGLPYMEPSWGGSHGGESGLQGTRPAEILKLWLGLRQLGLLGIEAVLDGAIQRRRQLQALLAPNERLQLVCGSFHLLAFTPHQLDAAGSQAWSDRTRQRLLQEQLMLSRPQYAGRHHLKAVLGNPHTKPAHLENLARVVHASLDDQT